The segment TGTTGTAAAAAAAGGGGATCAAAAATGGATTTATTATCATATGAGAAAGAACACGTGTTAGTACAACAGTCGCTTTAGTAAATGCGGCTAGATTTAATATAAGATTCGCTTTTGATTATTTATTCTTCCCTGGATTACTTACTACTTACGCTCCCCGGTGGTCATCAGGGGTTCTCTGCTACTTGTGGGggcatctctctctctgtaagTCTCTCGGAATCTCATCTTGTAATGATCTGAGTCTTAGGGGTTTGTTTTCATGCTCATTTTTTGGAGGTCATCGTTGCTCGGGAAATGAGCTCCTAGTAATCGGAttccgtttttttttcttttgtcttcgTAGTTTAGTTGAGAATAAGAATTGTGATTTCTTCAGTGATGGTTTTGatgctcatatatatatatgaattagaTTGGTACTGGTTTTGTTTGGTGGTTCTTACCGTGATTGTGAATCTAATCTTGTTTGTAGGTACTCTCTCTAGCTTTTACCTGTTTCAATGGGGGACTCAGAGCCTTCGAAAAAGAGAGGTGCTTTGAAGGAGCTCTCTCGTGGTCTTGATGATAGTGATGATGACACATGTGCATTTGAGAGTGGTAGTTTCAAGACTGCTAGTGAGGAGGTGTTGGCTACCAGAAGAATCCTCAGAGTTGATGTCGTAACCAACAAACAAGAGGCACATTATGATGGAATAAGATCTGATGCCCCCATCGTAGTTATTGATGGTGGTCAGACTAAATATGACACAATATCAGTAACACTAGTGGAAGAGACTGAAATGGCTAAAGATGACATCAACTCTGTTGATAAGAGTGAAGCAGTTAACGGTGGAGAGAGAGCCAAAGATGAGaccaaaacaacaacaacccaAGTCCAAGATGCTGCTGGGGAAGAAAAGGCTAAAGATGACAACATCAACTTTGGTAAGGGTGGTGTTGACAAGGATTCTTCAGGTGGTGATCAGACTGAGATACAAGGAAAGGAAGGCACTGATAACAGTGGAGCCTTTTTTCCCCCATTCCACCTGCATTCAAATTGCAAAAACGCTTTCTCAGGGTTTCCCACCAGTACCACAGctttctctgtttcttcctTCTCCTTCGGTTCCACTGCCTCAGGTTCCGTGTCTCGCACTCAACTGTCATCCTACGGCTTCAGCCTCCCAAGCGATGGAACCTCTTCTATCTTCGGCACCACACAGAGCGCTGAAACAggagaagagaaggaagaaacAGCTTTCACAGCTGATTCAGTAGTATTGTTCGAGTTTCTTCAAGGAGGATGGAAAGAGCGTGGGAAAGGACAAGTCAAGGTAAACGTATCAACAACCACTACTGATAGCAGAAGAAAAGCAAGGCTACTTATGAGATCAAAAGGAAACTACAGGTTGATCTTAAACGCTAGTCTATACCCGGAAATGAAACTGGCAAGCATGGACAAGAAAGTACTCACGTTTGCTTCTGTCAATAGTGTAAGCCAAGCCAAGACTGGCTTATCTACGTTTGCACTCAAGTTCAAGGATCCagcgattatggaagagttcagAGAAGTTATCGAAGAACATAAAGAGAGTAAACCCATGAGTGtaaaagcagcagcagcagcagcagctccgTTGAAGACACCTGAGAACTCCCCCAGGGCTGAACAAGAAGACGCTTAAAGGAAAAACTTTGGAAACTAGTTCCCTTGTCTTTAGTTGTTTCAATTTCAAATTTatcagagagaaagagagagagagagagaggatcaCTTAAAACTCCTTATGGGCTTAGTAATCGTATGAATATTTAATGTGACTCTCCATCTTAACTCAGATCTAATACAAAAGAGCTCATCCCAAGGGTATAATATAAAATGTCTCAGTCACTACTacatttgtttatatgattcGCTCATCTCATATCATTCCTCATAAATACAATTTGGCAAGTTTTTCAACGGTACTCTTTCTCCTTAGGGTTGGGTTGAGAAGAGGAAGTCTCGGTTCTTGAAACAATGTGGTGATGTGGATAACAGACGAATTAAACTCGGAAAAGCAACAACACTAGAGAAAAACTCAAATACACGTATTAGAGTTTTTGTGTGAATTATAACTTATAAACTTTTTAGACCGTATTTCTAAGCCTAAAAACTCAATTCCCTATTTTGATTTAGAAGGATTATCTAAACCAAATAGTACAATGTACTAGACGAAAGTGTTTTTTACTCATACACTAAAGATTAACAGAAGGCACGGTGACTTCGTTTCCATTCCTGTAAAAAGAACTGctatgtacttcagttttatgGAAGCAAAAGACCACCGGAGCTTAAGAAGTCAGTGGCGGACCCAGCATGTATTTTAACCTGTGTCATAATATTATTAGAGTTAGAAACTAATtatttacacaaaaaaaaagaagaagataaaatcaCCTAAAAGATATGAATCTTATGAGGTTTGAACTCAAGTTAAGAGGTGTCAGCCAACAATACTTTAACCAAAGTATCTATTTGGTAAGGTCCGAAACTTCTGTAGTTTAACCTGCAGATTCAAGTGACACCGCTACCGTACACATATAGGTACAGTGTGAATGGAGCGTATCCCATACATCCtccaattttttgttttgtgccGGCTAGTAGTGCCTAAAAATCCTCTTGTCATATATTTGTCAATCTTACAATAATATCACCATGAAACTCAATGGAAATTGACCCATGACTTAAACAACACCTCATCTTGATTTGAAACGCATTGCTAAGGGCAAGAGACAAATTTTGAGTCATATATAAGAGTGACGTGTTCTGCAACTTGGGTAAGAGTATATATTCTGACCTATTCATTTTCGGAATCTACTAAACTAATCTTGCAGTACTTTCAGCTCATGTGAACGCAGGGAAGAAGTTTCATGTTTATCTTCCGATGCTTCTCGTTGCTTTTCATACCCAATAAAACAAGATTAAAGATGccattcaagttttttttttcctttttcattttAACGAGTCAACTgagtttctcaaaaaaaaaaacacgagtCAACTTAAACGAAATCATGTCATGTCCTACGGATGACATCGAAATAATTCTAGCCTTCTAGGTTAAGATAAATATAACGTCACAATTGGGGTGATAGAAGAcggttttattttttatatatttaaaatatctaatatgaaatcaaattaGCCAGTTGGTcgtattataatattttataggaagaaaaaaatctggttttatatATTGTTCTCAATTTTCTGATTAATCGGcaaatttttatatactatataagaTTATTTGAActttaaaatctggttttatatattgtttctttCGTATATAATCTATATTCTTGATTAACTATATATTAGATAAACAATTAATACTAGAAAACTTAAAATAGAAATGAACAAGGAGATTCTTTTCATGTATATAATAGCCATGTTTTTTAATGGTTGCTGCGACCAGCGCTTGCATGAACATAAAAACACCATGACAGAAACAAACtgaatggattttgaaaatgaaatcaGTCGCCAACAAATTTCCGGAGACACAAAAAGCGGAGGCCGATACCGCTTCTTTTATCGTGTCGTGTCGTGGCCAACAAATTTTATCATATCCGtgtttcaaatattataataacGATTTTAATTGGgaaattgatataattttataaatgtgaAATGTGATATTAGGCACGTTCGTTCCATAGGCGCCACGACCAGCTAGTACAACCGAAAACTacattttcaagttttttttttttttttttggtaaaaatgttaaaatttattacCATTTTGATTTTTAACAGAACTACATAGAAACATAGAGCAGAAGATGCAAAAATTAAATCTAGACACCTACTCAGTCTAAGCTACACAAGGAGAACAACTACAAGCATAACAACAAAACCATAGGACACAGCAGCTCAGTACAAACACTTGCCACAAAATTGGAACCACGAGACCTGAACCCGGTAGAATTGGCAGTACCCGATGATCAGACCTAAGAGAATGGCTCCTCAAGAACAGCTCTATGTTTGTATCGGCATCGGCCTCCGCTTTTTGTTGTACTAAACGAAGTGCTTTTTTACTGATACACTTGAGATTTAAATTATTGTTGAGACTAACCGAAGGCATGGTGATTTCGTTTC is part of the Raphanus sativus cultivar WK10039 chromosome 5, ASM80110v3, whole genome shotgun sequence genome and harbors:
- the LOC130512478 gene encoding nuclear pore complex protein NUP50B-like, with product MGDSEPSKKRGALKELSRGLDDSDDDTCAFESGSFKTASEEVLATRRILRVDVVTNKQEAHYDGIRSDAPIVVIDGGQTKYDTISVTLVEETEMAKDDINSVDKSEAVNGGERAKDETKTTTTQVQDAAGEEKAKDDNINFGKGGVDKDSSGGDQTEIQGKEGTDNSGAFFPPFHLHSNCKNAFSGFPTSTTAFSVSSFSFGSTASGSVSRTQLSSYGFSLPSDGTSSIFGTTQSAETGEEKEETAFTADSVVLFEFLQGGWKERGKGQVKVNVSTTTTDSRRKARLLMRSKGNYRLILNASLYPEMKLASMDKKVLTFASVNSVSQAKTGLSTFALKFKDPAIMEEFREVIEEHKESKPMSVKAAAAAAAPLKTPENSPRAEQEDA